Proteins from one Algicella marina genomic window:
- a CDS encoding Nit6803 family nitrilase: protein MSSRTVRAAAVQIAPDLTSRAGTMARVLGAIADAASQGAELIVFPETFVPFYPYFSFVLPPIKQGKPHLHLYEEAVTVPSDETRAVAEAAAQAGAVVVLGVNERDHGSLYNAQLIFDADGTLLLKRRKITPTYHERMIWGQGDGSGLKVVETAVGRVGALACWEHYNPLARYALMTQHEEIHVAQFPGSLVGPIFGEQIEVTMRHHALESGCFVVNATGWLTPEQIASVTPDEGLQKGLRDGCMTCIITPEGRHAVPPLTEGEGILMADLDMSLITKRKRMMDSVGHYARPELLSLLHDPSPTVTRRTSAPETPFTPIPLEAEA from the coding sequence TCACGCACCGTTCGCGCTGCCGCCGTGCAGATCGCGCCGGATCTAACAAGCCGCGCCGGCACGATGGCCCGGGTGCTGGGCGCGATCGCCGACGCGGCGTCGCAGGGGGCCGAGCTGATCGTCTTTCCCGAAACCTTCGTGCCGTTTTACCCGTATTTCTCTTTCGTCCTGCCGCCGATCAAGCAGGGCAAGCCGCACCTGCATCTCTACGAGGAAGCGGTCACCGTGCCGTCCGACGAAACTCGCGCCGTGGCCGAGGCGGCGGCGCAGGCCGGTGCCGTGGTGGTGCTGGGCGTGAACGAGCGCGATCACGGATCGCTCTACAACGCGCAACTGATCTTCGATGCAGATGGCACGCTGCTGCTCAAGCGCCGCAAGATCACGCCGACCTATCACGAGCGGATGATCTGGGGGCAGGGCGATGGCTCTGGCCTCAAGGTGGTCGAGACGGCGGTGGGCCGCGTCGGCGCGCTGGCCTGCTGGGAGCATTACAACCCGCTGGCCCGCTACGCGCTGATGACCCAGCACGAGGAAATCCACGTCGCCCAGTTTCCCGGCAGCCTCGTCGGACCGATTTTCGGCGAACAGATCGAGGTGACGATGCGCCACCACGCACTTGAATCGGGGTGCTTCGTGGTGAACGCCACCGGCTGGCTGACGCCCGAACAGATCGCCTCCGTCACACCGGATGAGGGCCTGCAGAAGGGCCTGCGCGATGGCTGCATGACCTGCATCATCACGCCCGAAGGCCGCCATGCCGTACCGCCGCTGACGGAAGGAGAGGGCATCCTGATGGCCGATCTCGACATGAGCCTCATCACCAAGCGCAAGCGCATGATGGACAGCGTCGGCCACTACGCACGGCCAGAGCTTCTCAGCCTGCTGCACGACCCCTCACCCACGGTGACGCGCCGCACAAGCGCACCCGAGACCCCGTTTACCCCCATTCCGCTGGAGGCAGAGGCATGA
- a CDS encoding MSMEG_0568 family radical SAM protein, translating to MSTGSIINDLQTRGMRLVDPRAGVESRRGGAGPTDHKAVTIGDMTVMIPVHTAPAFDSPYIVEAPDAQGRARVLKDGEFFADVSFPARPRFYDLSTADGVPYGHIAQLHSRDVLATTVLQTCIRYESRKKTCKFCAIGQSLAAGRTIAHKSPEQLAEVAKAAVELDGVKHMVMTTGTPPGKDRGAGVLADSAEAIRAAVDLPLQGQCEPPEDDAWLRRMRDAGIDSLGMHLEVVTPELREAIMPGKAQVPLSKYFDSFAAAVEVFGRAQVSTYILAGLGDTEEAILEMCEKLVALGVYPFVVPFVPVSGTPMESHPAPSSDFMARVLGPLAQMIVDAGLRSEEIKAGCGRCGACSALSAFEKFRVPAGERVTA from the coding sequence ATGAGCACCGGCAGCATCATCAACGACCTGCAGACGCGCGGCATGAGGCTGGTGGACCCGCGCGCCGGCGTCGAGAGCCGCCGCGGCGGCGCCGGCCCGACCGACCACAAGGCAGTGACCATCGGCGACATGACCGTGATGATCCCCGTGCACACCGCCCCGGCCTTCGACAGCCCATACATCGTCGAGGCACCCGATGCGCAAGGCCGCGCGCGGGTGCTGAAGGATGGCGAGTTCTTCGCCGATGTCAGCTTTCCGGCGCGCCCGCGCTTCTACGACCTCAGCACCGCCGATGGCGTACCGTATGGCCATATCGCCCAGCTTCATTCGCGCGATGTGCTGGCCACCACAGTGCTGCAAACCTGCATCCGCTACGAGAGCCGCAAGAAGACCTGCAAGTTCTGCGCCATCGGCCAGAGCCTCGCCGCCGGGCGCACCATCGCCCACAAGAGCCCCGAGCAACTGGCGGAGGTGGCCAAGGCTGCGGTGGAACTCGACGGCGTGAAGCACATGGTGATGACCACGGGCACGCCACCCGGCAAGGATCGCGGCGCAGGCGTGCTGGCCGACAGCGCCGAGGCGATCCGCGCCGCGGTGGACCTGCCGCTGCAGGGCCAGTGCGAGCCGCCGGAGGATGATGCGTGGCTGCGGCGAATGCGCGATGCGGGCATCGACTCGCTGGGCATGCACCTTGAAGTGGTCACGCCGGAACTGCGCGAGGCGATCATGCCCGGCAAGGCGCAGGTGCCGCTGTCGAAATACTTCGACAGTTTCGCCGCGGCGGTCGAGGTGTTCGGGCGCGCGCAGGTCTCCACCTACATCCTCGCGGGTCTGGGCGACACCGAGGAGGCCATCCTGGAGATGTGCGAGAAGCTGGTGGCGCTCGGCGTCTACCCCTTCGTCGTGCCCTTCGTGCCCGTCTCCGGCACCCCGATGGAAAGCCACCCCGCGCCAAGCTCCGATTTCATGGCCCGCGTGCTCGGCCCGCTGGCGCAGATGATCGTCGATGCCGGGCTGCGCTCCGAAGAGATCAAGGCGGGCTGCGGGCGCTGCGGGGCCTGCTCGGCGCTCTCGGCCTTCGAGAAGTTCAGGGTGCCGGCGGGCGAGAGGGTGACGGCATGA
- a CDS encoding MSMEG_0567/Sll0786 family nitrogen starvation N-acetyltransferase, with translation MIIEKPQQFITPEFLIRAATAAWEVGGAASLRHRVFVEEQGIFQTHDRDEIDHVALPLVAISTIASEADEVVGTVRIYEAEPGLWWGSRLAVAPAYRRIGRLGAELIRLAVSSAHGAGCETFLAHVQMQNVPMFQALHWEAVEEADLHGVAHMKMRADLDFYPPFLEPETGWMALTRRKAA, from the coding sequence ATGATCATCGAAAAACCACAGCAGTTCATCACACCGGAATTCCTGATCCGCGCGGCCACGGCGGCGTGGGAAGTCGGAGGCGCAGCATCACTTCGCCACCGGGTGTTCGTTGAGGAGCAAGGGATATTCCAGACCCACGACCGCGACGAAATCGACCACGTGGCGCTGCCGCTGGTGGCGATCTCGACCATTGCTTCGGAGGCCGATGAGGTAGTGGGGACCGTCCGCATCTACGAGGCCGAGCCGGGGCTTTGGTGGGGGTCGCGACTGGCGGTGGCGCCAGCGTACCGGCGCATCGGGCGATTGGGGGCGGAACTGATCCGGCTGGCGGTTTCGTCGGCGCACGGAGCGGGGTGCGAGACATTCCTTGCCCATGTGCAGATGCAGAACGTGCCAATGTTCCAGGCCCTGCACTGGGAAGCCGTTGAAGAGGCGGACCTGCATGGGGTCGCGCACATGAAGATGCGGGCAGATCTGGACTTCTATCCGCCTTTTCTGGAGCCTGAGACTGGCTGGATGGCGCTGACACGGCGGAAGGCCGCGTGA
- a CDS encoding sll0787 family AIR synthase-like protein, which produces MDLPALAATLRANPNIRSKRAIDVTCAGLGLTAASAGRPGDDAAALPDGDGWLLFAAEGFMNEFVNAAPWFAGWCAVMVNVSDILAMGGRPLAVTDAVWAPDGAAAAEILAGMKAASEAYGVPIVGGHSNLDTDRRQLAAAIIGRAKALITSFDAQPGDVLIAAVDLRGDYAEGSDNFPAFMNAPHSRLRGDMAILPELAEAGLAHAGKDISQGGIAGTAVMLAECSGVGIEIDVTALPKPDGADVARWMATFPSFGFLLVARREDATAVVEKFTRRGVAAALAGRVTAGTQVVLRDGDACEVFWDHAANPYLGLVRKEPANA; this is translated from the coding sequence ATGGATTTGCCGGCGCTGGCGGCGACGCTGCGGGCCAACCCCAACATCCGCAGCAAACGGGCGATAGACGTGACCTGCGCCGGACTGGGGTTGACGGCAGCGAGTGCCGGACGACCGGGCGATGACGCGGCGGCGCTGCCCGATGGCGATGGCTGGCTGTTGTTCGCGGCCGAAGGTTTCATGAACGAGTTCGTCAATGCCGCGCCGTGGTTCGCTGGCTGGTGCGCGGTAATGGTCAATGTGTCGGACATCCTGGCAATGGGCGGACGGCCGCTGGCGGTGACCGATGCGGTCTGGGCCCCGGACGGGGCGGCGGCGGCGGAGATCCTGGCGGGAATGAAGGCGGCGAGCGAGGCCTATGGTGTGCCGATCGTCGGTGGGCATTCGAACCTCGACACCGACCGGCGCCAGTTGGCTGCGGCGATCATCGGGCGGGCGAAAGCGTTGATCACGAGTTTCGATGCGCAGCCGGGCGACGTGCTGATCGCGGCGGTGGATCTGCGCGGGGATTATGCCGAAGGCAGCGACAACTTCCCCGCGTTCATGAACGCGCCCCATTCGCGGCTGCGTGGTGACATGGCGATCCTGCCGGAACTGGCGGAGGCCGGGCTGGCGCATGCGGGCAAGGATATCAGCCAGGGAGGGATCGCCGGAACGGCGGTGATGCTGGCCGAATGTTCCGGCGTAGGTATCGAGATCGACGTGACGGCTTTGCCGAAGCCTGACGGGGCGGACGTGGCGCGGTGGATGGCAACGTTTCCGAGTTTTGGTTTCCTGCTGGTAGCGCGGCGCGAGGATGCGACGGCCGTGGTGGAGAAGTTCACCCGGCGCGGTGTTGCGGCGGCGCTGGCCGGCCGGGTGACGGCTGGGACGCAGGTGGTGCTGCGGGACGGCGATGCCTGCGAGGTTTTCTGGGATCATGCGGCCAACCCCTACCTGGGACTGGTGCGAAAGGAGCCGGCGAATGCCTGA
- a CDS encoding MSMEG_0570 family nitrogen starvation response protein, translated as MPEIEFSIRWPDGSEELCYSPSTVLREFFRPGAEYSIADFLKRCRSGLGMASQRVEAKFGFRCTSADAQLKRLETVAARYKPEEIVRCLSIS; from the coding sequence ATGCCTGAGATAGAGTTTTCCATACGTTGGCCCGATGGCTCGGAGGAGTTGTGCTACTCCCCCTCGACAGTGCTGCGTGAATTCTTCCGGCCCGGGGCGGAGTACAGCATCGCCGATTTCCTGAAACGCTGCCGCTCCGGCCTCGGTATGGCCTCGCAACGGGTGGAGGCGAAGTTCGGTTTTCGCTGCACGTCTGCCGACGCTCAACTGAAGCGGCTGGAGACGGTCGCGGCCCGCTACAAACCCGAGGAGATCGTGCGATGTCTGTCCATCAGTTGA
- a CDS encoding MSMEG_0569 family flavin-dependent oxidoreductase, with amino-acid sequence MSVHQLNAETRSRTDVIVIGAGQAGMSASYYLCRAGIEHVVFERSERFHTWKNERWDTFCLVTPNWQCRLPDFPYRGKDPEGFMLKDEIVDYVEGFAGSFDAPLWEGVRVTRVAELAEGGFEVDTTAGNWHAAHVIVASGGYDTPILPAFAGRLDDGIKQLHSRHYKRPEDVPEGTCLVVGTGQSGVQMMEDLWIAGRDVRLAVGPAPRSPRRYRGRDATDWLYEMGHYDQTIDQQPDPKATEAKTNHYMSGRDGGHEIDLRQFARDGLQLYGSVSDMEGGVIRFLPDLEKNLDEADRSYMGIRDAIDVHISGQGLDVAPAPAFEKVWRPEREVTEIDAVAEGITSVLWCIGFRPDYSWLKVDCLDERGKPVHRRGVCAREGVYFLGLGWLNKWGSGRFLSVAEDAEFVVGCIAERLRGGAERRARG; translated from the coding sequence ATGTCTGTCCATCAGTTGAATGCCGAGACGCGGAGCCGGACGGATGTCATCGTCATCGGCGCGGGGCAGGCCGGCATGTCAGCCAGCTATTATCTGTGCCGCGCCGGCATCGAGCATGTGGTTTTCGAGCGCAGTGAACGGTTTCATACATGGAAGAACGAGCGCTGGGATACTTTCTGCCTTGTGACGCCGAACTGGCAGTGCCGCCTGCCGGACTTTCCCTATCGCGGGAAGGATCCCGAGGGTTTCATGCTGAAGGACGAGATCGTCGACTACGTCGAGGGGTTCGCCGGGAGTTTCGACGCGCCGCTGTGGGAAGGTGTGCGGGTAACGCGGGTGGCGGAACTGGCCGAGGGTGGTTTCGAGGTGGATACGACGGCGGGCAACTGGCATGCGGCGCATGTGATTGTCGCGAGCGGCGGCTATGACACCCCGATATTGCCAGCCTTTGCCGGACGGCTCGATGACGGTATCAAGCAACTGCATTCGCGCCATTACAAGCGGCCGGAGGACGTGCCGGAGGGCACCTGTCTTGTCGTCGGCACGGGCCAGTCCGGCGTGCAGATGATGGAGGACCTTTGGATCGCCGGCCGCGACGTGCGGCTGGCGGTCGGGCCCGCGCCCCGGTCTCCGCGCCGGTATCGCGGGCGGGATGCGACGGACTGGCTGTACGAGATGGGGCATTACGATCAGACGATCGACCAGCAGCCGGATCCGAAGGCGACGGAGGCCAAGACCAACCACTACATGAGTGGGCGTGACGGTGGCCACGAGATCGACCTGCGGCAGTTCGCGCGGGACGGATTGCAGCTTTATGGTTCGGTCTCGGACATGGAGGGTGGGGTGATCCGGTTCCTCCCGGATCTGGAGAAAAACCTTGATGAGGCCGACAGAAGCTACATGGGCATTCGCGATGCAATCGATGTTCATATCTCGGGGCAGGGGCTGGATGTGGCCCCGGCACCAGCGTTCGAGAAGGTCTGGCGGCCGGAGCGGGAGGTGACGGAGATCGACGCGGTGGCGGAGGGGATCACCTCTGTCCTGTGGTGTATCGGCTTCCGTCCGGACTATTCATGGCTGAAGGTCGATTGCCTTGACGAGCGCGGCAAGCCGGTACACCGGCGCGGGGTTTGCGCGCGGGAAGGAGTTTATTTCCTCGGCCTCGGCTGGTTGAACAAGTGGGGCTCCGGTCGGTTCCTGTCGGTTGCGGAGGATGCGGAATTCGTCGTGGGATGTATTGCCGAGCGCCTGCGAGGTGGCGCGGAACGGCGGGCGCGGGGGTGA
- a CDS encoding HpcH/HpaI aldolase/citrate lyase family protein, with the protein MSFHTIEQAPARLNRSELAVPGSQPNMFEKAAASDVDVIFLDLEDAVAPDEKEQARKNIIKALNEVDWGKKTMSIRINGLDTHYMYRDVVDIVEQAGERLDLIMVPKVGTAADVYAVDMLVTQIEDAKGYKKRIGFEHIIETALGMQNVHEIASASKRNESLHFGVADYAASTRARTTIIGGVNKDYSVLTDPADDGSRAVHWGDMWHYALARMVVACRANGLRPIDGPFGDFQDKEGYIAAANRAAVLGCEGKWAIHPSQIALANEVMSPSEEDITKAKRILEAMAEAEKAGKGAVSLDGRLIDYASIRQAEVLVEKAKHIADH; encoded by the coding sequence ATGAGTTTCCACACCATCGAACAGGCCCCCGCCCGTCTGAACCGCAGCGAGCTTGCGGTGCCCGGCTCCCAGCCGAACATGTTCGAAAAAGCTGCCGCATCGGATGTGGACGTGATCTTCCTTGACCTTGAGGATGCCGTCGCTCCCGATGAGAAGGAACAGGCTCGCAAAAATATCATCAAGGCTCTGAACGAAGTCGACTGGGGCAAGAAAACCATGTCGATCCGCATCAACGGCCTCGACACCCATTACATGTATCGCGACGTGGTCGACATCGTCGAACAGGCGGGCGAACGCCTCGACCTCATCATGGTGCCCAAGGTCGGCACTGCGGCGGATGTCTATGCCGTCGACATGCTGGTGACCCAGATCGAGGACGCCAAGGGCTACAAGAAGCGCATCGGCTTCGAGCACATCATCGAGACCGCGCTGGGGATGCAGAACGTGCACGAGATCGCATCCGCGTCGAAGCGGAACGAGAGCCTGCATTTCGGTGTCGCCGACTATGCCGCCTCGACCCGCGCGCGCACCACGATCATCGGCGGCGTCAACAAGGATTATTCCGTGCTGACCGATCCAGCAGATGACGGCAGCCGCGCCGTGCACTGGGGCGACATGTGGCACTACGCCCTCGCCCGCATGGTCGTCGCCTGCCGTGCCAACGGCCTGCGGCCCATTGACGGCCCGTTCGGCGATTTCCAGGACAAGGAGGGCTACATCGCCGCCGCCAACCGCGCCGCCGTGCTGGGCTGCGAAGGCAAATGGGCGATCCACCCCAGCCAGATCGCGCTGGCCAACGAGGTCATGAGCCCCTCGGAAGAGGACATCACCAAGGCCAAGCGCATCCTCGAAGCGATGGCTGAGGCCGAGAAGGCCGGCAAGGGTGCCGTCTCGCTCGATGGCCGGCTGATCGATTATGCCTCGATCCGGCAGGCGGAAGTGCTGGTGGAAAAGGCAAAACATATCGCCGACCACTGA
- a CDS encoding response regulator transcription factor: MSQNPAPKGKIDIMLADSNPLVLSAMSQIFERDSRFSLVATAATAEGFLGTAMRVPVKVGVIEWNLPALGGAKLIEVLRAQEAAPRLVVYGEDRADLPRVAMAAGAAGFTPRSAPVETLLETCASVAEGKMVFPYVDVRELQHDPIRTLSRKERTILEALSKGLTNRQLAAELEISTNTVKFHLSNLYDKLSVRNRAQAIAFYYASRMPSSGDP, translated from the coding sequence ATGTCGCAAAATCCGGCGCCAAAGGGCAAAATCGACATCATGCTGGCCGACAGCAACCCCCTCGTCCTCTCAGCAATGTCCCAGATCTTCGAGCGCGACTCACGCTTCTCGCTCGTCGCCACCGCAGCTACTGCCGAGGGCTTCCTCGGCACCGCCATGCGCGTCCCCGTCAAGGTCGGCGTGATCGAGTGGAACCTTCCTGCCCTCGGCGGCGCAAAACTCATAGAGGTCCTTCGCGCGCAGGAAGCGGCCCCCCGCCTCGTCGTCTACGGCGAGGACCGGGCGGACCTGCCCCGCGTCGCCATGGCCGCCGGCGCCGCCGGCTTCACCCCCCGTTCCGCTCCGGTCGAAACCCTGCTGGAAACCTGCGCCAGCGTCGCCGAGGGCAAGATGGTCTTCCCTTATGTTGACGTCCGCGAACTTCAGCACGACCCGATCCGCACCTTATCCCGCAAGGAACGCACGATCCTGGAAGCCCTGTCCAAAGGGCTCACCAACCGCCAGCTTGCCGCCGAACTGGAGATCTCGACCAACACCGTCAAGTTCCACCTCTCCAACCTTTATGACAAGCTCTCGGTACGAAATCGCGCGCAGGCAATCGCCTTCTACTACGCCTCCCGAATGCCTTCATCCGGCGATCCCTAA
- a CDS encoding aminotransferase class V-fold PLP-dependent enzyme, producing the protein MTDTIFPQLEIPETLAAGPGPGNTDPRVLERFSKAGVADHMQPDVLRGMVEAKHMLRQVWGTKNIHTFGVAGTGWSGLDCMMSAIMPGDTVVAFVNGTFSGIDGLTIRMKAATAEELAVDSLNPKPAGVQIIEIPHGQSVSGEIVEKALAEHKPKWAFMAHWETGSGRVNDLAGFAEACERHGALGLVDAVSSLGVSDFAIDDYPGVAAWASCPQKGICCLPLTYAPVSFSDRYIAELKKSGTRTFVHHPIMEARHWGIVDGKDVDKPVYHRTHSAYAVAAFHEALRIALTETVADRAKSYAHHEAALRDAVEAMGCEVTSNMTSLIVLNLPGKLAGREMELVQSCRAKGFGIWPTLSEPVQVRIGILNQLNEPAVTDIALRFAQAMNDFGAEIDLEAVEERLKTHYATRMAAE; encoded by the coding sequence ATGACCGACACGATCTTCCCCCAACTTGAAATTCCCGAAACACTGGCGGCCGGGCCCGGACCTGGAAATACCGACCCGCGCGTGCTGGAGCGATTTTCCAAGGCGGGTGTCGCCGACCATATGCAACCCGACGTACTGCGCGGGATGGTCGAGGCGAAGCACATGCTGCGCCAAGTCTGGGGCACGAAGAATATCCACACTTTCGGCGTGGCAGGTACCGGCTGGAGCGGGCTTGACTGCATGATGAGCGCGATCATGCCCGGCGACACGGTCGTGGCGTTCGTGAACGGTACGTTCTCGGGCATTGATGGCTTGACGATCCGGATGAAGGCGGCGACGGCAGAGGAACTGGCGGTGGATTCGCTGAACCCGAAGCCTGCTGGTGTGCAGATCATCGAGATCCCGCATGGCCAGTCCGTGAGCGGCGAGATCGTCGAAAAGGCCTTGGCCGAGCATAAGCCTAAATGGGCCTTCATGGCCCATTGGGAAACCGGCTCCGGCCGTGTGAACGATCTTGCAGGCTTCGCGGAAGCCTGCGAACGCCATGGCGCGCTGGGGCTCGTCGATGCCGTCTCCTCCCTGGGCGTCAGCGACTTTGCGATCGACGACTACCCCGGCGTCGCCGCCTGGGCCTCCTGCCCTCAGAAGGGCATCTGCTGCCTACCGCTGACGTATGCGCCGGTGAGTTTCTCCGATCGCTACATCGCGGAACTGAAAAAGAGCGGCACAAGGACTTTCGTGCATCACCCGATCATGGAAGCACGGCATTGGGGGATCGTGGATGGCAAGGACGTGGATAAGCCGGTCTATCACCGCACCCACTCCGCTTATGCCGTGGCCGCGTTTCACGAAGCACTGCGCATCGCACTGACGGAAACGGTGGCGGACCGGGCGAAGAGTTATGCCCACCACGAGGCAGCACTGCGCGACGCGGTGGAGGCTATGGGCTGCGAGGTGACTTCCAACATGACCAGCCTGATCGTTCTGAACCTGCCGGGCAAACTGGCTGGCCGCGAAATGGAGTTGGTGCAATCCTGCCGCGCAAAGGGCTTTGGCATCTGGCCGACCCTTTCCGAGCCGGTTCAGGTGCGGATCGGCATCCTGAACCAGCTCAACGAGCCGGCAGTGACCGATATCGCGCTGCGGTTTGCACAGGCGATGAACGACTTCGGGGCAGAGATCGACCTTGAAGCTGTCGAAGAGAGACTGAAGACGCATTACGCCACGCGAATGGCGGCGGAATAA
- a CDS encoding malate--CoA ligase subunit beta, whose protein sequence is MDIHEYQAKELLSKFGVEVLPGALAYSPEQAAYRSRELGGDAWVVKAQVHAGGRGKAGGVKFCRSDAEIQTACEAMFGQKIVTHQTGPEGKGIYRVYVEAAAQIAREVYLGFVLDRSSQRVMIVCSGEGGMEIEEISEERPDSIIRATVEPAVGLQAFQCREIAFALKLDPAVVQSFVRTLMGCYRAFRDLDSTMVEINPLVVTEEGRILALDAKMTFDDNALFRHPQVAELRDKSQEDPRECRAADRGLSYVGLDGNIGCIVNGAGLAMATMDTIKLAGGEPANFLDIGGGATPERVAKAFRLVMSDKNVQAVLVNIFAGINRCDWVAEGVVQALTENPVDIPVIVRLSGTNVEEGQKILAKSGLPIIRASTLSEAAERAVGAWKHDSTKGTKMRAAS, encoded by the coding sequence ATGGACATCCATGAGTACCAGGCGAAAGAGCTGCTTTCGAAATTCGGGGTGGAGGTGCTTCCGGGCGCGCTTGCCTATAGCCCCGAACAGGCGGCCTATCGTTCCCGCGAACTGGGTGGTGACGCATGGGTGGTCAAGGCGCAGGTTCACGCCGGCGGCCGCGGCAAGGCGGGCGGCGTGAAATTCTGCCGCTCCGACGCGGAAATCCAGACGGCCTGCGAGGCGATGTTCGGACAGAAGATCGTGACGCATCAGACCGGACCGGAGGGCAAGGGCATCTACCGGGTCTACGTGGAGGCGGCGGCGCAGATTGCGCGGGAAGTCTATCTTGGCTTTGTACTCGACCGTTCGAGCCAGCGAGTGATGATCGTCTGCTCCGGGGAAGGTGGGATGGAGATCGAGGAGATTTCCGAGGAGCGTCCGGACAGTATCATCCGTGCGACGGTGGAACCGGCGGTCGGCCTGCAAGCCTTCCAGTGCCGCGAGATTGCCTTTGCGCTGAAGCTTGACCCGGCAGTGGTGCAGAGCTTCGTCCGGACACTGATGGGCTGCTACCGCGCCTTCCGGGACCTCGATTCGACCATGGTCGAGATCAACCCGCTGGTGGTGACGGAAGAAGGGCGGATCCTGGCGCTGGATGCGAAGATGACGTTCGATGACAATGCGCTGTTCCGGCATCCGCAGGTTGCAGAACTGCGCGACAAGAGCCAGGAGGACCCGCGCGAATGCAGGGCGGCGGATCGGGGGCTTTCCTACGTCGGCCTCGACGGCAATATCGGCTGCATCGTCAACGGTGCCGGGCTGGCGATGGCGACGATGGACACCATCAAGCTGGCGGGAGGCGAGCCTGCCAACTTCCTCGACATCGGCGGCGGCGCCACGCCAGAGCGGGTGGCCAAGGCCTTCAGATTGGTGATGTCGGACAAGAACGTTCAGGCGGTGCTGGTCAACATTTTTGCCGGGATCAACCGCTGTGACTGGGTGGCGGAAGGCGTGGTTCAGGCACTGACGGAGAACCCGGTGGACATACCGGTGATTGTCCGGCTCTCCGGCACGAATGTGGAGGAGGGGCAGAAGATCCTGGCAAAGAGCGGGTTACCGATCATTCGCGCCTCCACCCTGAGCGAGGCGGCGGAACGGGCGGTGGGCGCCTGGAAGCATGATTCCACCAAGGGTACGAAAATGAGGGCAGCATCATGA
- the sucD gene encoding succinate--CoA ligase subunit alpha: protein MSILLDGSTKVIVQGITGKMARFHTREMLDYGTHVVAGVVPGKGGETAEGVPVYDTVAQAVEATGAEASLVFVPPPFAADSIMEAANAGIRYCVCITDGIPAQDMIAVKRYMWRFPKERRMILTGPNCAGTISPGKAMLGIMPGHIYMAGNVGIVGRSGTLGYEAASQLKERGIGISTSVGIGGDPINGSSFKDILMHFEDDDDTEIVCMIGEIGGPQEAEAAEYVRDHMTKPVVAYVAGLTAPKGRTMGHAGAIISAFGESASEKVEILTQAGVTVAEHPAEIGETIARVIAA from the coding sequence ATGAGCATTTTGCTGGACGGATCCACCAAAGTCATAGTGCAGGGGATCACGGGCAAGATGGCCCGGTTTCACACACGGGAAATGCTGGACTACGGCACCCACGTCGTCGCCGGCGTGGTGCCGGGCAAGGGTGGCGAGACTGCAGAGGGCGTGCCGGTGTATGACACCGTTGCGCAGGCGGTCGAGGCGACAGGCGCGGAGGCAAGCCTCGTGTTTGTGCCGCCGCCATTTGCGGCCGACAGCATCATGGAGGCTGCCAACGCCGGTATCCGCTACTGCGTCTGCATTACCGACGGAATTCCGGCGCAGGACATGATTGCCGTAAAGCGGTACATGTGGCGGTTTCCGAAAGAACGGCGGATGATCCTGACAGGACCGAACTGCGCGGGCACGATCAGCCCCGGCAAGGCGATGCTGGGGATCATGCCGGGCCACATCTACATGGCGGGCAACGTCGGTATCGTCGGACGTTCCGGGACCCTGGGCTACGAGGCGGCTTCGCAACTGAAGGAGCGGGGGATCGGTATCTCGACCTCCGTTGGCATCGGCGGCGACCCTATCAACGGCTCTTCCTTCAAGGACATCCTCATGCATTTCGAGGACGACGACGACACCGAGATCGTCTGCATGATCGGTGAGATCGGCGGCCCACAGGAAGCCGAGGCGGCAGAATACGTGCGTGACCACATGACAAAACCGGTGGTTGCCTATGTGGCCGGGCTGACGGCGCCGAAGGGGCGCACGATGGGCCATGCCGGGGCCATCATTTCGGCCTTCGGCGAAAGTGCTTCGGAGAAAGTTGAAATCCTGACGCAGGCGGGGGTCACGGTTGCCGAACACCCCGCGGAGATCGGGGAAACAATCGCGCGGGTCATTGCCGCGTAA